The genomic interval TGATCTCGATCGCCGGGCCCGCGGCCAACCTCGCGCTCGCGATCGTGGCGGGGTTCGCCCTCCGGCTGGGTATCGAGTCGTTCGAAATATTGCTGGTCGCGCAGGCGTTCCTGTTCACCAATCTGATCATGTTCGTGTTCCACCTGATGCCGGTGCCGGGTCTCGATGGCGCACGCATGCTCGCTCTCGTGCTGCCGGTGCATGCCCGCGAGATCTACCGCAACCTCGATCAGTACCTGGTCCTGTTCATGCTGGTGATCTTCTTCCTGTTCGCCGGTCCGCTGCTCGCGATCGTGGAGGGACTGGCGGCAGCAGTGTGCGACATCGTCGCCGGCTCGGCCGCCTGCGGCCGGTTCTGACCACGAGCCCGCGGCCCGCCGGTGCCCTCCCGGGTGTGGAGCACGCCCGCGTTATCATCCGCTCCATCGTGGGAAGAGCATCGTGGTGAACGCGGGATCCGGGGCCGGCGCCGAGGTTCGTGCCCGCGTGCTGACGGGGTACCGGCCGACCGGGCCGCTGCACGTCGGGCACTGGTTCGGCAACATCCGCACGATGCTGGACCTGCAGGTCGAACATGACGCCTTCTTCTTCGTGGCCGACTGGCACTCCCTGACGACCGATTACGACCGGACCGAAGCGCTCCCGGGCAACGTCGCAGGTCTCGTGCTCGACTGGCTCGCCGCGGGCCTGGATCCCACGCGCGCCACGATCTACCGGCAATCCGACATCCCCGAGATCGCCGAGATGTCGTTGCTGCTCGGGATGCTGACCCCCATCGGGTGGCTCGAGCGCGTCCCGACCTTCAAGGAACGGCTGCGCGATCTCGCCGAACGCGACATCGCCAACCTCGGGTTGCTCGGCTACCCGGTGCTCCAGACCGTCGACATCACGATCGTGCGGGGAGAGCTCGTGCCGGTGGGGGAGGATCAGCTGCCGCACCTCGAACTCTCGCGGGAGATCGTTCGGCGCTTCAACCGGATCTACGGGGACGTGCTCGTCGAGCCGAAGGAGCTGCTCTCCGAGGCCCCGCTGATCCCGGGCAGCGACGGCCGGAAGATGTCCAAGTCGCTCGACAACGCGATCGGGGTGCGCGACGACGAGGACCAGATCCGTGCGAAGGTTCGCTCGTTCCTGACCGATCCACAGAAGGTTCGCAAGCACGACCCGGGGCGCCCGGAGATCTGTCCGGTCTTCTCGTTGCACCGCTTGTTCTCGCCCGACATCCTCGAGTGGACCGAAGAGAACTGCCGTTCGGGCGCGCTGGGGTGCGTGGAATGCAAAGGGAACCTCGCGGACCGCATCGTGGAGTACTACCGTCCGTTCCGGGAACGGCGCGCGGAGCTGGAGTCCACGCCCGACGTGGTCGAGCGGACCCTGGCCGACGGAGCGGCGCGGGCCCGGCCGGTGGCGCAGCGCACGCTCGAGGCCGTCCGCGAAGCGATGCATCTCAGATGAGAGGAACGCGGTGAGCGCAACGAACGACACGACCTCCGCGGAGGCTCCGGTGTTCGCGGTCGAGCTCCCCGTGTTCACGGGGCCCTTCCGCGTGCTCTCCGACCTGATCCTCGAGCAAAAGGTCGATGTGTGCGACGTGCCGGTCGCGACCGTGACGGATGCCTTCCTCTCGTACTCGAGCGACACCGAGCGCTGGGACCTGGAGGAGGCCACGTGGTTCCTGGCGATCTGCGCGATCCTCCTCGAGTTGAAGGTGGGGCGCTTGATGCCCAAGCACACCGAGCTCGACGAGGACGACCTGCTCGGCGGCAACCCCGACCTCGTCTACGCGCGCAGCCTCGAGTTGCAGGCGTTCCGCCGCATCGCCGCGGAGCTCGCCCGGCGAGCCGCGGGCGAGGCCGAGTACTTCACCCGGGACGCGGGACCGGGGGAGGAGTTCGCCCACCTGTACCCCGACGTGATGGAGAAGGTCACGCCCGAACGGCTGCAGCGGTTGGCCGCAGCGCTGCTGAAGCCCCCGCCCGTGCTGGATCTGTCCCACGTGACCCCGATCCGGTTCACGGTGTCGGACGCGATGGCCGATGTGGAGCGGTCGCTGACCGATGTGCGTGAGGCGCGGTTCCGCGAGCTCGTGGCGGACTGCGAGGAGCGGATCCACGTCGTCGTGCGTTTCCTGGCGCTCCTGGAGCTGTACCGGGACGGCAAGATCGAGGTGGAGCAGGCCGAGACCTTCGGCGAGCTGCGGATCCGGTGGGCCCCGTGAGCGACGAGCCGATGCCGGCCGTCGATCCCCTGGAGGAACGGGCGGACCGCGAGCCGAGCGCGGTCACCGAGCCGCGGGGTGCGGGGGACCTGGCGCGGTCGATCGAAGCCTTGCTCTTCGTGTCCGACGAGCCCGTTGCCGCGTCGGTGCTGGCCGGGGTCCTCGAGACCGACCGCCGCGCCGTCGACCGGGCATGCGAGGAGCTGGCCGCCGCCCTGGAGGCGCGGGGCTCGGGCGTGGTCCTGCGTAACGTCGCCGGGGGATGGCGGCTGTTCACCCACCCCGATACCGCACCGATCGTCGAACGCTTCGTGCTGAGCTCTCGTCAGGCGCGCTTGACGAAGGCCGCGCTCGAGACCTTGGCGATCGTCGCCTACAAGCAGCCGGTCACCCGCCATCAGGTCTCGTCGGTGCGGGGGGTCAACTCCGACGGGGTCCTGCGCGCCCTCACCGAGCGCGAGCTCGTCGTCGAGGTGGGACGAGAGGAGAGTCCGGGGCGGCCGGTGCTGTACGGCACGAGTCCGGCGTTCCTCGAACGTCTCGGGTTGCCGTCGGTGACCTCCCTTCCGTCCCTCGCACCCTTGCTGGGCGAAGTGGACGAGGTGGACCCGGGCCGGGATGCGCCTCCCGCTCCGGCCGACGGCGCGGAGGACGCCGGCCCGGTCGAGGAGACCTACGGCGACGACGAGCCCGACGCGGGCGCCGCAGACGGTGCCGAGGGGTCGGACGGTCGACCCGGCGGCGCTCCCGGCGACTGATCCGGCGCCGTGGCCCAGGAGCGGCTCCAGCGGACCCTGGCACGCGCCGGGTTCGGCTCGCGCAGGGCATGTGAAGACCTGATCCGCCAGGAACGCGTCACGGTGAACGGCAAGCTCGCAACCCTCGGGGACAAGGCCGATCCGGAGCACGATACGGTCGCCGTCGACGGCTCAACCCTCAACCTCGATCCCGACTCGAGGTACTACGCCTTCAACAAGCCGACCGGAGTCGTGACCTCGATGTCCGACGAACGCGGGCGGCCGGATCTGCGGAGCTACCTCCCCGAGGGCCCTCGCGTCTTCCCGGTGGGGCGACTCGACCTGGATAGCGAGGGCCTGCTGGTGCTCACGAACGACGGTGAGCTCGCGAATCGCCTGACCCATCCCCGGTACGGGATCGAGAAGGAGTACCTGGCCGAGGTCGATGGAGCGGCCACAGACCGCGCACTCGGAGCGCTGCGACAGGGGGTCGACCTGGAGGACGGGCCGGCCAAGGTGATCGCGGTCCGTACCGTCGACCGCCGCCCCGACCGCAGCGCACTGCGGGTCGTGATGGCGGAGGGCCGGAAGCGGGAAGTCCGCCGGATCCTCGACGCGGTGGGACTACCCGTCACCCGCCTCGTCCGGCTCCGGATCGGCCCCCTGCGTCTCGGACGGTTGCGATCCGGCGAGATCCGGGAGCTGGACCACGCCGAAGTCCGTGCGCTGTACCGTGCCGCCGGTCTCTAAGCGGTAGCCTCCGTTCACGGTGCCCGTCTTGGGAACCGTCGGACGCATCGTCGGTTCGTGGGCGGTGCTCGCCGCACCGAAGTCGCCGGCCCGGCGCCGGCCCTGCGACGCGAGAGGAGGGGCATGCGGGTTCGCGGCGCACGGGGAGCGATCCGCGTTCCCGAAGATCGGTCCGAGGTCGTCCTCGAGGCCACCAGTCGCCTGGTCGGCGAGATCCTCGACCGGAACGCGATCGCGACGGACGACCTCGTGAGCATGCTGTTCACCACCACGGACGGGCTCTCCTCGGTGTTCCCGGCCGAGGCGGCGCGCAGGATGGGTCTGGGTCGGGTCCCGCTGCTGTGTGCCCGGGAGATCCCCGTCGAGGGAGCGATGCCGAACGTGATCCGCATCCTCGTCCACTTCCACTCCGACCGCGGCCTCGACGAGGTCGAGCACGTCTACCTGGATGGCGCGGAGTCTTTGCGCGATGACCTCGACTGACCCCCCCGGGCGGCCCGATGCCCCCAAGCTCGATGCGGCTCCCGCCCGGATCGCGGTGCTCGGGACCGGGATGATGGGGACATCGATCGCGATGGCCGCGCTGCGGGCCGGGATCGCGGTCCGGGGAACCGACGCGGATCCTCAGGTGCTGGCGAGGGCCTCGGAGCACGGTGGGTTCGTCGCCGCGCCCGATCTGCCCTCGGCCGTCCGAGGCGCCGAGCTCGTCGTGGTCTGTACCCCCACTGCTGCGATCCCGTCCACGGTCCGCGCGGTCCTCGACGCGGCTCCGGAGGCCGTCGTGACCGATGCCGGGAGCGTGAAGACCGCGGTCGTCCGCGAGATCGAACGGGACGCGGCGGGTACGGGAGCCGAACGTTTCGTGGGCGGGCACCCCATGGGTGGCAGCGAGCGCTCGGGTCCGGACGGGGCGGCTCCGAGCGTGGTCGATTCGATCGTGTGGGCGATCACCCCCTCGGAGGTCAGCGCGCCGGATGCTGTGGGCCGGCTCGAGGCGTTCGTGGGCGCTCTCGGGAGCCGGCCGGTGCTGCTGAGCCCGGAGCGGCACGACCGCCTCGTCGCGATCGTGTCGCACCTGCCGCAGATCGCGTCGACGGTGCTCATGGGTCTGGCGGCGTCCGAGGAGGCGGACGAGCCCGAACTGCTCTTGCTCGCCGCCGGAGGGTTCCGGGATCTGACCCGCCTCGCCGCCTCGAGCCCAACCCTGTGGAGCGACATCCTGCTCTCGAACCGGGACGCGATCCTGGCCGCGATCGACCTCTACCTCGCGCGTCTGAGTGCGATGCGCGAGCTCGTCGCCGCACAACGGGCCGGCGAGGTCGAGGAGGCGTTCGCGGCCGCGAAGGCGGCCCGTCTCACGATGGCCGCCAAGCCTCTCGTTCGCTCCGGGGTGGCGATCCTCCAGGTACCGATCCCTGACCGCCCGGGCGCCCTGGCCGAGCTGACCGCGACGATGGCCGAGGCCGGGATCAACATCGAGGACCTGCAGATCGTCCACTCGCCCGAAGGAGGCCGAGGACTGGTTCACGTGACCGTCGCGGCGTCCGAGTCCGGGTCGGCGGCGGAGGTGCTCGGGGCGCGCAGCTTCGAGCCGACGAGGATCGCCTGAGGCCCGGGCGATGCGACTCCGGATCCGTCCCGGTTCGGCCGTCGGGGGCCACGCGCGCGTTCCGGGGGACAAGTCGATCGCGCACCGATGGCTGATCCTCGCGTCGACGGCGAGAGGTCGGAGCCGGCTGGCCGGGATGCCGGGCGGGCTCGATGTGCGTTCCACGGCGGCCTGCATGGCGGTGCTGGCACCGAAACCTCGACCTGCACTGGAGACGTGGCTGCACCTTCATCGAGACCGGGGTGCAGACGAACGGCAGGGTCGAGGTTTCACATGGAACTTGAACGCTGGCGAGAACCCTCCAGACGCCTCGACCCTCGACCTTGTCCTCGAGGGTGATGGCAGGAACGCCCTGGCCGAGCCTCCGAAGCGTCTGGATTGCGAGAACTCGGGGACGACCCTCCGGCTCCTGACCGGACTGCTCGCTCCGGCGCCGTTCACCTCGCTCCTTGCCGGGGACGCAAGTCTCAACGCCCGTCCGATGGAGCGGATCGCCGAACCGTTGCGCGCGATGGGAGCAGTGATCGACACCACCGACGGCCACCCGCCGGTGCGGGTGGATCCCGTCGGCGAGCTGCACGGCATCACGTGGGAGGACGGCACTCCGAGCGCGCAGGTGAAGTCGGCGATCCTGCTCGCGGGCACGGCGGCGAGCGGTTCTACGACGGTGGTGGAGCCCGTGACGACCCGCGACCACACGGAGCGGGCCCTGCAGGCCCTCGGCGGTCCGGTCCGCATCGAGGGGCGCTCGGTCACCGTCGAGGCCTTCCAGCACCAGGGGTTCTCGGGCACGGTCCCCGGCGATCCATCCTCGGCGGCGTTCCTGGTCGCGGCCGCCGCGCTCACCGGCGCGGAGCTGCATATCGAGGGGGTCGGACTCAACCCGACACGGACCCGGTTCCTGGCCGTCATGGAACGGATGGGCATCCCGCTGACGACCGAGCTCGACGGGGAGGAAGTCGGAGAGCCCGTCGGAGCGATCCACGTCGGTCGCGCCGGAGCGTTGCGGGCAACGACCGTCGACGTGGACGAGCTCCCCCTCGTGATCGACGAGGTCCCCGTGCTCGCGGCGGTGGCCGCGCACGCGGACGGGGTCACGCGGTTCCGGGGCGCGGGCGAGCTGAAGGTGAAGGAGAGCGACCGGCTCTCCGCGGTCGTGGAGGGCCTGCGAGGTCTCGGGGGCGACGCGGAGGTGGAGGACGAGGACCTCGCGGTGACGGGGGGCGGTCTTCCCGGCGGGAACGCGGGGTCCGGCGGCGATCATCGGATCGGGATGGCGTTCGTGGTGGCGGCGCTCGCCGCGTCGGGAACGAGCGAGGTCGAGGGGATCGAACACACCGAGGTGTCGTTCCCGGGGTTCGCCCCCGCCCTGGGGGCGCTCGGCGCCGACCTCGAGGAAGCGTGATCGCGTGGCTGTCGTCGCGATCGACGGGACCGCGGGATCGGGGAAGTCGACGCTCGCGAGAGGCTTGGCCCGGACCCTTGATCTGCCCTACGTGAACACCGGCGTGATGTACCGTGCGCTCGCGCGCGCCGCGCTCGACGAGGGGATCGATCCCTCGGACGGCCCCGCCCTCGCCTCCGTGGCGGGCAGGCTGCGATTCACGCTCGGTCCGCACGGCGCCGACGGGGTCTCGGGGATCGAGGTCGAGGGTTCGCCACCGGGTCCGGACCTGGAGACTCCCGAGGTGGAGGCGATCGTGTCCGGCGTCGCCCGGCACCCCGAGGTCCGGGCCGTCCTCGTCGAGCGCCAGCGCGCCCTCGCTGGGCCCGGCGCGGTCGTCGAGGGTCGAGACATCGGAACGGTCGTGTTCCCGGACGCGCCGGTGAAGCTTTTCCTCACCGCCGACCCCCGGGCGCGGGCGGAGCGACGGGCGATCGAGCGCGCAGGCGCGGCCGACGAGGCCGTCGTGGCGGAAAATCTCCAGCGGCGGGACCGGCGCGACGCCGTGACGAACCCGTTCGATCCGGCGCCCGGAGCCGTCGTGATCGACGCCTCCGAACGCTCGATCGAGCAGGTCCTGGCGCTTGCCCTCGACATCGCTCGTGCCGCCGGGGTGGCCGGACCGGATCTCACCGGGGGAGGGCCGGGGTGAGCAGCCCTCGGCCGGCGCGCGTCGCGATCGTCGGACGACAGAACGTGGGCAAGTCGACCCTGGCCAACCGGCTGTTCGGTCGGCGGGAGACGATCGCACACGAGAGCCCCGGCGTGACCCGCGATCGGATCGAGCTGGAGACCTCGTGGCGTGGGCGGACCTTCGGGCTCGTCGACACCGGCGGCTTCGCGCATCGCGCCGACGGGATCGAGCAGCTCGTCGCGACCCAGGCGGAACGCGCCGCCGACGAGGCGGACGTGGTCGTGCTCGTCGTCGACGGGCATACCGGTATCCAGGAGGAGGACGCGATGCTCGCGCGCCGGCTCCGTCGCGGGCAGGTTCCGGTCCTCCTCGTCGTGAACAAGGTCGACGCCGAGCGCGAGGAGCTCGACGTCGGGGCGTTCTACGCGCTCGGTCTCGGTGAGCCGCTGCCGGTCTCGGCCCTGCACGGTCGCTCCAGCGGCGACCTGCTCGATCGGATCGTCGACCTGTTGCCGCCGCGCGACGCGTTCGACGAAACGGGCCGGGACATGGACCTGGAGCCGAGGTTCGCGCTCGTCGGGCGGCCCAACGTCGGGAAGTCCTCGTTGTTCAACCGGCTCGTCGGGGAGGAGCGCTCGGTCGTGTTCGAGGAGGCCGGTACGACGCGGGACGCGGTGGACGCCCTCGTCGAATGGCCCGACGGCCCCGTCCGTTTCGTGGACACGGCGGGACTCCGCCGTTCCTCCCGTCAGCGGGGGGTCGACTACTACAGCTCCCTTCGGACCCAGCAGGCGATCGAACGGTCCCACGTCGCGGCGCTCGTGATCGATGCCGACGACGGCCTGACGTCGGAGGACAAGCGGATCGCGGCGCGGGTGATGGAGTTCGGACGCGGCCTGTTGATCGTCGCGAACAAGTGGGACCTCGTCGAGGACAAGGACCAGACGTTCCGTCGCCTGACCGAGCTCGTCGGCCCGTTCGCCCATGCGCAGGTGGTGCGCACCTCGGCGGTCCGGGGGAGCGGGACGCGGCGACTGCCGCCCGCGTTGCTCACCGTCCACGAGCGATGGACCTTCCGAGCCTCGACCTCGAAGGTCAACGAGGTCCTGCAGGCGGCCCAGCAGGAACGGCCGGCGCCGCGAGGGGTGGGGACGTTCCGCTACGCGACGCAGGTCTCGTCCGGACCGCCTTCCTTCGTCGTGTTCGGGGGCAAGGTTCCGAACCCGACGTACCGCCGCTACCTGGAGAACCGTCTCCGGTCGAGGTTCGAGCTCGCCGGTGTTCCGGTCAAGCTCACGTTCCGCCCGAAGCGCCGCTCGTCCTGAGGGCGACCCGCTAGGATGAGCCGCGAACGGGACGTGGCGCAGCCTGGTAGCGCACTGGTCTGGGGGACCAGGGGTCGCGGGTTCGAATCCCGCCGTCCCGACCACGGTGAACGGGTGATACGTTGCCCGCCCGATGACCTCGCAGCGACAGCAGGCGGGCGCGAGTACGGCGATCCTCACCGTTCCGAACGTGATCTCCGCGATCCGCATCGCCCTGATCCCGGTGTTCGTCGTGCTGCTCCTCGGGGACGGAACCGAGTGGGCGGGTGTGCTGTTGTTCGCGATCGTCGCGGCCTCCGACTGGGTCGACGGCTTCATCGCCCGACGCACGGGTTCGGTCTCCGAGCTCGGGAAGGTGCTGGATCCGGTCGCGGACCGGCTCGCGATCGGTGCGGGTCTGATCGCTCTGGTGGTCGCGGACGCGTTCCCATTGTGGGCGGCGCTCCTGATCCTCGTCCGCGACGTCGCGGTGTTCGTCGTGGGTCTGGTGCTGCTCACGAGGTCGAGGGTTCGGATCGACGTCCGGTACATCGGGAAGGTCGCCACCTTCGGGTTGATGACGTCAGTGACGTGCATCGCCTGGGGCAGCTTCGATCTGCCGCTGGCCGGCGCCGCGACGGCCGTCGGATGGATCGCCTACGCGGTCGCGATCGTCGAGTACTACGTCGCGACCGTCCTGTACGCGCGGGACGTGCGGGAAGCCCGGGCGACGCCCGGTAGTCTCGACGCGGCGTGACGGACAGACCCGCGCCCGGACCCGCGAGAAGGGATGCCCGATGGATCTCCCGCAGGATCTTCGCTACACGAAGGAACACGAATGGGTTCGCCTCGAGGACGGCGTCGTGCGCGTCGGGATCACCGACTTCGCCCAGGACGCTCTCGGCGATGTGGTGTACGTGGACCTGCCTGCGGCCGGCACGGCGGTGACCGCGCACGAGGCTATGGGTGAGGTCGAATCCACCAAGTCGGTCTCGGACGTGTACGCACCCGTTACCGGAACGGTGACGGAGGTGAACACCGGCGTGGACGACAAGCCCGAGCTCGTGAATCGATCCCCGTACACGGATGGCTGGCTCGTCCTGATCAGCCCCTCCGACCCCAACGCGGTCGCATCCCTGATGGATGCCGCCGGCTACGAGGACCACGTCAGGCAGGCGGAGGGCGGCTGAACCGCTCGGGTCTGCCCGCGGTGATCTGGACTCCGACCTCGACCTCGAGTGTCCCGACCCCAGGCCTCCGGTCCAGGGTGCCCACGCGGGGAGGTCGAGCCTCGACCTGATGTGCCGTTGACCCGCCTGCCTGCCTACAGTAACGTCCGCTGTCGGTCGAGGCCGGTGTCTCAACGTCGACCTCGACCTTCAGGTGGAGACCGACCAGAAGGGCAAGCGAACGGTGTTCTGCACCCGCTGTGGACATCCCAACAAGGACGAGGCGCGTTTCTGCGCCCAATGTGGAGCTCCGCTCCAGGACGAGACGACCGTGTCGCTGACACCCGTCGAAGACGAAGCCGCGGGTGAGGAAGAGTTCCCCTTCCCGCACGATCAACTCGAGACCGGGCAGGCGCTCCTTCTGGTCAAGCGTGGCCCGAACGCCGGCTCGACTTTCTTGATCGAGGCGGTCGCAACGACGATCGGACGCGTGCCCGAGAGCGATGTGTTCCTCGATGACGTGACGGTCTCGCGATCGCACGCGCGTGTCGAACGACGCGACGGAGCGTTCTTCGTGACCGATCTCGGCAGCCTGAACGGGACCTACGTGAACGGTGAGCGCGTCGACGAGACGAAGCTCGCCTCCGGCGACGAGATCCAGGTCGGCAAGTTCAAACTCGTGTTCTTCGCGGCCGGGGAGTGAGGACGGACCAGCAGATGGCGACCACGCGCAACTATCAGTCGATCGGAGAGGTCCTCGTGGCCGTGAAGACCGAATTCCCGGACATCACGATCTCGAAGATCCGCTTCCTCGAGTCCGAGGGCCTGATCGAGCCCGAGCGCACTCCCTCCGGGTATCGGAAGTTCTACGAACAGGACGTCGAGCGCCTGCGCCACATCCTGAAGATGCAACGCGACGAGTACCTCCCTTTGAAGGTGATCAAGGAGCGGCTCGCGAAGCAGGATGCCGGCGAGGCCGTGGACACGGACGGCAACGCGATCGCGCCGGACGCGGAGGAGGTGACGGTCGACGACGGCACCGACGACGAGATCGCCCAGCCCGCGACCGGGCTCCAGATGTCGATCGAGGAGATGTCGGCCGCGACCGGGGTGGAACGCGAGCGGATCCTCGAGCTCGAGCAGTACGGATTGGTCCATGCGCACGGCCCGGACTCCGCGCGGTTCTACGACGGCGACGACTACATCATCCTGACGATCCTTCGCGACATGTTCCGCTATGGGATCGAGCCTCGACACCTGGGCATGTACAAGAACTTCGTCGAACGCGAGGCCTCGTTCTTCGAAACGATCGTGATGCCGTCCCTGCGGCAGCGCAACCCGGACGCGCGCCGCGCGGCGGTCGACACGCTGAACGACCTGTCGAAGATCTCGCGCAAGCTCAAGGCGGCGTTGCTCCGGGTCAACCTCCGCGAGTACCTGCAGGAGGGCTGAGCCCCCGGAGCCGACCCTTCCCCTCGGCTCCGGGGCGAGTGCTTGCGTAATCTCGCCCGCTGCGGCCCGTACGATGCCTCGGTGAACGCCAGAGCCGATCGTCGTCTCCGCCCCGCCGGGCCCGGCCCGCGGGCACGCTGGGCCTCGGGTGGCATCACGAGCCTCGCCCTCGCGTTGGCGATCGCGCTCTCCTGCCTCACGTCCAGCGGGGCCGGAGCCATCGAGGCACCACCTCCGACGCCGGTGAACGGCAAGCCGTCACCGTTCGTCACCGATCTCTCGACGCCGAAGCCCTCACCCGAGGCCCCCAGCGTCCGTGCACCTGTGGGCGTCCTCGCGGACCTGGACTCTGGGCAGGTGCTGTTCTCCAAGGGCCTGAACGATGCCCGGCCGATCGCCAGCGTGACCAAGCTCATGACTGCCTTGATCACGATCGAGCGGTCCGCGCTCGACGAGGTCGTCACCGTCAGCCCCAACGCGGCGCCACGCGTGACCGGCTACCACGGCTCGGAGCTCGACCTGCGTCCGGGAGAGCGCATCTCGGTCGAGGATCTCCTGACGGCAGCGTTGATCCAGTCCGCGAACGACGCGGCCGTCGCGCTCGCCGAGCACGTCGGAGGATCGGTCGACCGGTTCGTGTCGATGATGAACAGGAGGGCGCGCCGGCTCGGCATGCGCGACACGAGCTTCGCCTCGTCGAGCGGACTGGACGACGCTGGGCGGTCGACCGCACGCGACCTGCTCGTCCTCACCCGCGAGGTGATGGAGCAGGCCTCCCTCGCGCGGATCGTCCGGACGAAGTTCGCCGAGATCCCAAGTCCCGAAGGGAAGGCCCGTCGGGTTCAGAATCGCAACGTCCTCCTGTGGCTGTACCCGGGAGCGATCGGCGTGAAGACCGGCTACACGGTGGGCGCGAGGTTCTGCCTCGTCGCGGCCGCCGAGCGCGACGGCCTGCGTCTGGTCTCGATCGTCTTGGGCGCCCCCACGCCCGAGGGGCAGTTCTCCGACTCGGCCACGTTGCTGAACTACGGGTTCGCTGCGTTCGAACGCCGCACCTTCGTGGACGAGGGTGAGCTCCTCGGGTCGCTACGGCTGCCGGGTGGATCGGTCTCCGGCAGGACCGAGGGAAGCCTCGACGCCCTGATCCCGAGCGCCGACCTCGGGCAGGTGGAGCGACGCTTCGTCCCCGCGGGGGGTGTGGCGTTCCCGCCCGAGCCGGGTGAGGTGATCGGCGAGCTCGAGGTCGCCGCGGGACCGCTCGACCTAGGAACGGTACCGGTGGTCGTGTCCGAGGTGCCGCCCCCACCGCCGGCCGACGACGGTCCGTGGTGGCGCAGGACCCTTTCCTCGGTCGGCGACGCCGTCGGCGGCCTCGTCGGTGGCCTGCTCGGATAGGAGGGGTGCCGCTGCGGCCGCATCCGGTCGCAGCGGTGCGTCGTGGGGTGTGCGCTACGATGCCGCCGCATGTCGGAGATCGCCAGTGTCCTGTTCGCTCGCGAGGAGATCGGCCGGCGGATCAGCGAACTCGGTCGTGAGATCGCCGGTGACTACGGTGCCCGCGATCCGATCCTCGTCTCGGTCCTCAAGGGCGGCACGATCTTCCTCGCCGACCTGATGCGCTCCGTGAGCCGTCCCCTGGAGATCGACTTCCTTTCGATCTCGGGGTTCGGCGACGGCGACGAATCGATGGGCCGCGTGCGCATCCTCAAGGACCTCGACACGGACATCGCCGGTCGCGACGTGTTGCTGGTCGAGGACATCGTCGACACTGGGTTGACCCTCGCGTACCTGTTGTCGACGCTCGAGGGACGCGGTCCGGATTCCGTGCGCGTCTGCGCGTTGCTCGACAAGTCGGTGCGGCGCATCGCGCCGGTCGAACCCAGCTACGTGGGATTCGACTGCCCCGACAGGTTCGTGATCGGGTACGGGTTGGACTTCCGGCAGCGATACCGCAACCTGGCCGACATCCTCGCGGTCGACGATATGGCTGCTCTGCAGGCGGATCCGGACGCATTGGTTCCACTGCTCGACGGGGATACGGGCGGGGAACCGGCCTAAGACGCCGGCAGGTTGTCGGACCCCGGGGGAGGGGGTACGGTCGCCAAGATGATCGAGATGGACCTCGCCGGTGTGCGTGTCGAGCTTCCGACGAACCAGCCGATCGTGCTGTTGAAGGAGCGCGACGGCGAGCGCTACCTGCCGATCTGGATCGGCGCGTCCGAGGCGGCGGCGATCGCCTTGTCCCTGCAGGGGGTCGTCACCCCGAGACCGATGACCCACGATCTGGTGAAGAAC from Actinomycetota bacterium carries:
- the hpt gene encoding hypoxanthine phosphoribosyltransferase — protein: MSEIASVLFAREEIGRRISELGREIAGDYGARDPILVSVLKGGTIFLADLMRSVSRPLEIDFLSISGFGDGDESMGRVRILKDLDTDIAGRDVLLVEDIVDTGLTLAYLLSTLEGRGPDSVRVCALLDKSVRRIAPVEPSYVGFDCPDRFVIGYGLDFRQRYRNLADILAVDDMAALQADPDALVPLLDGDTGGEPA
- a CDS encoding D-alanyl-D-alanine carboxypeptidase family protein, with amino-acid sequence MNARADRRLRPAGPGPRARWASGGITSLALALAIALSCLTSSGAGAIEAPPPTPVNGKPSPFVTDLSTPKPSPEAPSVRAPVGVLADLDSGQVLFSKGLNDARPIASVTKLMTALITIERSALDEVVTVSPNAAPRVTGYHGSELDLRPGERISVEDLLTAALIQSANDAAVALAEHVGGSVDRFVSMMNRRARRLGMRDTSFASSSGLDDAGRSTARDLLVLTREVMEQASLARIVRTKFAEIPSPEGKARRVQNRNVLLWLYPGAIGVKTGYTVGARFCLVAAAERDGLRLVSIVLGAPTPEGQFSDSATLLNYGFAAFERRTFVDEGELLGSLRLPGGSVSGRTEGSLDALIPSADLGQVERRFVPAGGVAFPPEPGEVIGELEVAAGPLDLGTVPVVVSEVPPPPPADDGPWWRRTLSSVGDAVGGLVGGLLG